The Pseudomonas fragi DNA window TTTTTTGGCACCGCTTGTGTCCTGGTTGAATTCGCGGCTGGAAATGGTGGTGATGGTCATGGGCTGATCCTCCCAAAAATACAATGTAGAAACGTTACTACCTTGCGGGTGAGTACGGCAATAGCGGCTGCAGCCCTGAAACAAAATGGCCCCGGCAACTTTCGTTGGCGGGGCCATTTTTTGCAGCGTTCAAACTACCGCGTTACTCGTCTGCCTTGGCCTCATCGCCATGGGACAGGCTGTAAACATAGGCGGCCAGCAAGTGAACCTTGTCGTTGCCTTGCAGGTCAGCCTGGGCAGGCATCTGGCCCTGACGGCCGTAACGGATGGTCTGCTGCAGTTGAGCAAAGCTCGAACCGTAGATAAACGCCCCGGGGTGAGTCAGGTTGGGCGCGCCCATCAGCGGGTTGCCCTTGCCTTCAGGCCCGTGGCAAACCGCACAGTTGGTCGCATAGATTTCCTTGCCTTTGGCAGGGTCGGCTTTCGCGCCTTCCGGCAGCTTGCGCCCGTCGAGGCTGGTCAGCACATAGGCGGCAACGTCGCTGACGCCTTGCTCGCCGATCACTTCCGACCAGCCCGGCATGACCGCGTGACGGCCGGCCATGATGGTGGTCTTGATGTCGGCCGGTGTACCGCCCCAGCGCCAGTCGGCGTCGGTCAGGTTAGGAAAGCCGTAAGCGCCCTTGGCGTCGGAACCGTGGCACACCGAGCAGTTGGAGGCGAACAGGCGGCCACCCATTTTCAGTGCTTGCGGGTCCTTGGCCACTTCTTCAATGGGCATGGCTGCGAATTTGGCGAAGATCGGCCCAAACTTGGCGTCCGACTTGGCCATTTCCTTTTCCCACTCATGCACCCCGGTCCAGCCGGTCTGGCCATTGGCAAACGGCGTCTGCTCTTTGGTGTCCAGGTACTGATAGCCTGGCAGCAGGCCTTTCCAGTTGCCCAGGCCCGGGTACAGCACGAGGTAGCCGAGGGCGAAAATCACGGTGCCCACAAACAGCATGAACCACCATTTCGGCATTGGGTTGTCGTACTCTTCGATGCCGTCGAACGCGTGGCCGACTTTCTCGTCGGTCTGCTCGCTGCGCTGGCCCTTGCGGGTGGCCAGCAACAGCCAGGTCAGGGCGAAGATGGTACCCAGAGTGAGGACTGTAACGTACAGACTCCAGAACGTAGTCATTCTTTGTTACTCCTAGAAGCTTGCTCTTGCTCGACGTGCTTGATGGCTTCGGGATCATCCTTGAACGGCAACAGGGTCGCGTCGTCAAATTCTGACTTGCGTCGCGGGCTGAAGACCCACAATGCCAAACCGATAAAAGCCACCATCACGACGACAGTGCCCAGGCCACGAATCATCCCGATATCCATTCAGATCACCGT harbors:
- the ccoP gene encoding cytochrome-c oxidase, cbb3-type subunit III, producing MTTFWSLYVTVLTLGTIFALTWLLLATRKGQRSEQTDEKVGHAFDGIEEYDNPMPKWWFMLFVGTVIFALGYLVLYPGLGNWKGLLPGYQYLDTKEQTPFANGQTGWTGVHEWEKEMAKSDAKFGPIFAKFAAMPIEEVAKDPQALKMGGRLFASNCSVCHGSDAKGAYGFPNLTDADWRWGGTPADIKTTIMAGRHAVMPGWSEVIGEQGVSDVAAYVLTSLDGRKLPEGAKADPAKGKEIYATNCAVCHGPEGKGNPLMGAPNLTHPGAFIYGSSFAQLQQTIRYGRQGQMPAQADLQGNDKVHLLAAYVYSLSHGDEAKADE
- a CDS encoding CcoQ/FixQ family Cbb3-type cytochrome c oxidase assembly chaperone, with the translated sequence MDIGMIRGLGTVVVMVAFIGLALWVFSPRRKSEFDDATLLPFKDDPEAIKHVEQEQASRSNKE